TTATGTTACAACAAAAGATATGACAGTAACTAAAGCAACAATAGCTGAGGATATAAATCGAGAAATTGGTTTATCAAAAGAAGACTCTGCTGCAATAATAGACGATATATTGGATGAGATAAAGGCAAGCTTAGTGAAGGATGGAATAGTCAAAATATCATCCTTTGGAACGTTCTTGGTTAAAAAAAAGAAGGAAAGGCCAGGAAATGTACCAAATACACCAAAAAAAGTAGTAGTTCAGGCAAGAAATTCAGTTTCTTTTAGACCTTCAAAAGTGATAAAAAAATTAATCAATGAATAAGAAAAAATTACTCTACACGATCGGAGAAGTAGCTGAAGAGCTACATGTGGAACAGCATGTTTTAAGATTCTGGGAAAGCCAATTTCGTCAAATTAAGCCTATAAAACGTAAGGGAAGAAGGCTATATGATCATAAGTGTATAGAGGCTATAAAGAAAATAAAGTATATGTTATATGATAAAGGATATACAATAAAAGGAGTGCAAAAAGAATTTAATAATGATGTAAAAATCGATCACGGCTCAAAGGATTTATTACAAGAACTTACCGACCTAAGAGACTATTTAATTAGTAAAATAAATAGTGAAGAAGGTAATGAACGGCCGTAAGCGCAGTGCAGATGTATGTCATATAGCCGGAGGACTAATTAAGAAAGTGTGAGCTCACGTTAAAGAATGGTTAAAAAGGTACCCGTGTAAATTCCCAAACATCATGAGAACTCTCTTAATACGTAACTTGCGATTAAGAAAAAATCAATACATTCACAGTAGATTCAGCTTATATCTATGTTTTTTGTGTGGATGTTGGAATGGAAATTTACGCAGGCAAAGAAAGAAGAATAGCGAATGTAGTGACTCAGCACTGGAGTGAAATAAAAGGATCAGATAGAGACTGGCCAGAAAGGCATGAGATAGATACTGCCGAAATAATGGAATCTTGGCAGCATTGTTTTATTATTGAAGTTAATGACCGAGGTTAGAACCTGTTTAAAATCTTGGAAATGTGAGGTAAAGTAAGCATAGATTAATAATGAGGTGTCTATGCAGAAAAGTTATCCAAGTAATATAAGTCAAGAGCAGTTTGAAAAAATCAGGCCAATTTTGGAGAGTAGCAAGCAGAAAACAAAACCAAGAAAACTTGATTTGTATGACGTATTTTGTGGGGTGTTGTACGTCTTAAAAAGTGGTTGTCAGTGGAGGATGTTACCAAAGGGTTTTCCAAGATGGGAAAGCGTATATTACTATTTTCGAGTGTGGAGTAAAAAGAATGGAGAAGAGCCAAGCTTGTTGGAATTAGTCTTAAAAAAAATTAGTTGGAGAGGTCCGTATCAGCAATGGTCGGAAAGAGAAAACTAGCTTTTATATAATTGATTCTCAAAGCGTTAAAAACGCAGATACTGCTGAAAAAAAAAAGGCTATGATGCAGGTAAAAAGATTTCAGGGATAAAGCGCCATATTGCAGTTGATACACAAGGTTTGCCACATGCAATTTATGTAACAACGGCAGAAGCAACTGACCGTAGCAGTGCTGTGAAAATGGTCGAAAATGCTAAAGCAAACCTCTCTGAAGTTAAAAACATACTGGTTGATGCTGGCTACACAGGAGAAAATTTTGCAACACAAATAAAAGCTATCATTGGTGCGACTGTTGAAGTAATAAAGCGAAGTGAGTTACACACTTTCGTCGTATTGCCAAAAAGATGGGTTGTTGAACGCTCTTTTGCCTGGTTAGAAAAGTGCAGGCGATTGTGGAAAAATTGCGAGCGGAAGCTCAACACTAGCTTACAGATGATAGTCCTCTCCTTCATTTCTCTCCTGTTACGAAGATTTTAAACAGGTTCTTATATCTGTGAAAATGCGGGAGAAAAGGCTGTTGAGTTCTATGGTTTTGAAAAGAACATGTGTATTGATAGTAAGTATGCAGTTGATGCACCATTTTTGCGGCTGTATAAAGTAGACGCAGTTATTGATAAACTTGATACTGTAGTAGATAGTAAGTGCCCAATCAACGAAGAAGAAGAAAGTGAAAGTGTTAAAATGAGGCAAGTATTGTTGCCGCTTGGAGATAGAGAAGGTATAACACATATATTGGGCGTAATTACATTTAAGCTCCTTTAATATGCAATTTTAGCTTGTATTGTAGCTTCAGATTACATATTATAGTAGTATTGTAGCTTGTAAGTTGCAATACTATTTGATTCTTTAATAAAGTTATTTATGTTACTAACTAATTGCTACTAAAGAATTCAATGATAATGTTTGTGAATTTATATGAAGAGAATGAAATTGAAAACCAAATCTTCCGTTAAAAAGCGCTTTAATCTTACAGCTAAAGGCAAAGTTATTTCTACTCAATCAGGCAAAAGGCATGGCATGATAAAGAGGAGTAAATCCAACATTCGTAACCAGCGTGGTACAACGATTCTTGGTAAATCTGACTCGCGTATAGTTAAGCTTTACATGCCTTATGGTATTTAACAAAATGGAGGTAAAATAGAATGGCTCGAGTAAAACGTGGGGTTACTACTCATGCTCGTCACAAGAAAATATTAAAGTTAGCAAAGGGCTATAGAGGACGTGCAAAAAGTTGTTACAGAATTGCTTTACAAAGAGTTGAAAAAGCATTACAATATGCTTATAGGGACAGAAGAAATCGCAAGCGCGATTTTCGCAGCCTGTGGATAATACGTGTCAATGCAGCAGTAAGAGAGCATGGGCTTACTTATGGTAGATTCATGTATGGCCTCACGCTTGCTGGAATTAGTTTAAATAGAAAAGTCCTTGCTGAAATGGCTGTTAATTATAAAGATGATTTTGCAGAACTAGTAGAAACTGTAAGCGGCAAATTAGCAGAAAATTCTTGATTTCTTTAAGCAAAGCAGCATGAGAGTTGTTTTCATGGGGTCACCAGAATTTGCTGTTGGTGCGCTGAGCTCGTTATTGAAGTCAGAGAATAAGATAATAGCAGTATATACCAAGGCCCCGAAACCTTCGGGGCGTGGACAGAAACTGACGAAGTCTCCAATACATGTTATTGCTGAAGAAAATGGTATAGAGGTGTGCATTCCTATCTCTCTAAAATCTTTGGTAGAGCAAGAGCGGTTTAGAAATTTCAAACCAGACGTTGCAGTTGTTGCTGCATATGGGTTGATACTTCTAAAAGAAATTTTGAATATTCCAAAATATGGTTGTATTAATATTCATCCTTCGCTGCTGCCTAGATGGCGTGGTGCAGCTCCCATACAGCACACAATTTTGGCGGGAGATCAGGAGACTGGGGTTAGCATTATGCAATTGAACGAAGGATTAGATTCCGGCCCTGTTTTAAAACAGAAAAAATTTCTGATTGAAAAAAACGACAATTACAAGACATTGCATGATAAACTGTCTGCGCTGGGTAGCAATTTACTGATGGAAGTGTTAAATGAAATTGAAAAACAGGTTCTTTCAGAACAAAACGATGATAATGCGTGCTATGCTGATAAAGTGGAAGACTATAAAATTTATGTGAGTGATACTTGTGAAGTTGCTTATAGGAAAGTTAAAGCATTTTATCCCAAAGCGTTTGTCAAGATAGAGAATAAACGTTTCAGGATACTCGATGCTGACTTTGAATTAAATGCTTCTTTAACTTCAGCACAAGGTGAGATTGTTAATGATAATATGCACATAAGTTTGAGGGGCGGCACTTTAATTCCTAAAGTTGTGCAAATGGAAGGAAGAAACCCCTACAGTGTTGAAAATTTCGTCCGTGGATTAAAATTTAGCATAGTAAAAAAGTTTATAGAATAAACTGCACAGCCAGCCTGTAATAGAAAAACACAAACAGGCAATGCAACCATAAGGTGAGCTACACCTGACGGCTTTGTTGTGGAATAAGCTTTTCAACTTGACTAGTAATAAAATTGATTGTATAGTCAGCTGCCTCATCGAATTTGTTGTTTATATATTTCCCTATTTCTTTATTTTGCAAGTGATCATACAAAACAAGAGCAGTTACAGCTGCACATGCTGTTGCAATTAAACCAACTTTTACTACTATAAACGCTGATAGTAATAGTGCAAATATAGATGTTAATCCAACAGCAATTTTACTTCGTGTTGTTTGTTGTGCTACTTGATTTTGGTCTGTTTTCTTTTCTTCAGAAGTGTTTGATGTTGCTTTCAGAAGAGTTTTCATCGAGATTGTTGCAATTGCAATTGTAATCAGCCCTATAGCTATTTTTGCTAAAAGAAAGAACGATGGCAGCACCATTACACATAATAGCAAACCAGCTCCTATAGCTAACCACTTCCCATTTATTTTTTTAGATTGATTCCCTCTATCAAGCATTGTAATTCTCCATTTTGTTTAATGGTTTATTTATATTTAACATGAAGTGCGAAGGTGGTCAAGATATATTTTATGTGAAAGAATGTATTGAAAGGTTTTTTATGTTATTCTCTGTTAACTTATAGTCAAGTTTAAAATTTTAGAAGGAGTTACGTATTGTTTAGAATCTTTATATACTGTTTTGAATCAATTAGAGAGAATTGAGTGCAAGATGCGATTTTAGTTTTACAAGATGGTAAGTGCTTTTTAGGAAAATCAGTAGGTAAGAAAAGCAAGTGCATAGGTGAGATCTGTTTTACCACTGGTATCACTGGTTACCAGCATACTATAACTGACCCCTCTTTTGCCAATCAAATTATAACGTTCACTTTCCCT
This genomic stretch from Wolbachia endosymbiont of Cimex lectularius harbors:
- a CDS encoding integration host factor subunit alpha, producing the protein MDYVTTKDMTVTKATIAEDINREIGLSKEDSAAIIDDILDEIKASLVKDGIVKISSFGTFLVKKKKERPGNVPNTPKKVVVQARNSVSFRPSKVIKKLINE
- a CDS encoding MerR family transcriptional regulator, which codes for MNKKKLLYTIGEVAEELHVEQHVLRFWESQFRQIKPIKRKGRRLYDHKCIEAIKKIKYMLYDKGYTIKGVQKEFNNDVKIDHGSKDLLQELTDLRDYLISKINSEEGNERP
- the rpmI gene encoding 50S ribosomal protein L35, giving the protein MKRMKLKTKSSVKKRFNLTAKGKVISTQSGKRHGMIKRSKSNIRNQRGTTILGKSDSRIVKLYMPYGI
- the rplT gene encoding 50S ribosomal protein L20 yields the protein MARVKRGVTTHARHKKILKLAKGYRGRAKSCYRIALQRVEKALQYAYRDRRNRKRDFRSLWIIRVNAAVREHGLTYGRFMYGLTLAGISLNRKVLAEMAVNYKDDFAELVETVSGKLAENS
- the fmt gene encoding methionyl-tRNA formyltransferase: MRVVFMGSPEFAVGALSSLLKSENKIIAVYTKAPKPSGRGQKLTKSPIHVIAEENGIEVCIPISLKSLVEQERFRNFKPDVAVVAAYGLILLKEILNIPKYGCINIHPSLLPRWRGAAPIQHTILAGDQETGVSIMQLNEGLDSGPVLKQKKFLIEKNDNYKTLHDKLSALGSNLLMEVLNEIEKQVLSEQNDDNACYADKVEDYKIYVSDTCEVAYRKVKAFYPKAFVKIENKRFRILDADFELNASLTSAQGEIVNDNMHISLRGGTLIPKVVQMEGRNPYSVENFVRGLKFSIVKKFIE